The sequence GATTCAGCCTAAAGGtgcatttaaataataataattagcttgAAGGAGCCTAAAGGGGATATTTACATCTTTGTAGGAGGGCTGCTCCTCCAGTGATTGATGGTGAACTGGGCTGCCCGGGCTGCTACTGCCGCCGCCACTCGCCTTCTGGGGGGCCAGaggcggcggcgggggcgggggcagtTCCGAGCCGGGGTCCCCGAGTTTCCCGTCCTCCTGCAGCAGCCTGGAGGAGTTCAGGCCGAGCGGGAACGCGCCCGCGACGGTCGGCGCGCGGTCCCGGCTGCTCTCCTTCTCCGACGGCCCTCGGCCCTGGAGGAACCGGCCGCCCCCGACTAAGGGGTCGCCGAGTAGGACCTCCGTCTCCTCGTCCTCTTCATCGTCGTCGTCAGGGTCTCgaccttcctcctcttcctcgcCCTCGGGGGGCTTGTGGCCCTCCACGTCCACCTCCTGCTCTTCTTCCTCGTCGTCCTCGTCCTCGGAGCTGTCCTCGCTAGGGTAGCTGCAGCTGGTTCCCCCGGGAGACAAAAGGCCTCGGTGGTGCGGGTGCGGGGCCAGAGGGGGCtgcgggggcggcgggggcggcgggggcgggtgGTGCCGCTCGGAACCCGGCTCGTCGGGCTGcgggggcagcagcagcagcggcgaCGGCGGCTgcggggggtggtggtggtggtggtggtggtgagggtggtggtggtggtggggatgcGTCTGGGCCGAGTGGGGCGCGCCCGCCGACGCCCCGTGCAGCTTGGCCAGGCTCTCCGCGTCGTCCTTGCCGCCCACTGGCCGAAAGGCGCTGGAATGGTGGTAGCTGCCACCGCCCGCTTTGCGCCCCTCCAGAAGGTGCGGATGGTGGGGCGCCGGAACCCGGGAGCCCGCGGGGCCAGACCCGGCGGCCGCGGCCCCTGCCCCGGCAGCTGCCACAGAGTCCGCGGGCGGCGTGGAGCCCGCGCTGCAGTCCCCGCCGCTGCCGCCCGGGGGCGACTCGAAGAGCGCGTCCCGAGAGCCGGCGCCCCCGGCAGGGGGAGGTGGGCCCGAGCCCGGGCCGTTGGCCACTACCTGCGGGGGCTGCCCCTGCGGGGGCGCGGCCTCGGCGCTCCCAGCAGCGCCGCCTGGCTCAGCCAGGTCCAGGAAGGCCTGGCGCAGCAGGGCCGGGCTTTCGCCGAGCGCGCAGCCTAGCGCCGAGGGCGGCTGAGGCGGGGGCTGCAGGTAGGTGGGCACCGGGAGCCCGCCAGGGGTCCGTGGCGGCCAGAACATGCAGAAGGGCGGATAGAAGGCGTCCTTGCGGCCCGCGGGCCAGAAGAGGCCGGACAAGCCGGCCTTGGGCGCCGCGCCCGCGCCGCCTGCGCCCGCGCCCCCCAGGGCCTCGGCGGCGGCGCCCGCGTCCTCTTTCTTGTGGCACAAGCCGAAGGCGGCGGCCGCGGCCGGGAAGGTGTAGGGGTGCGGAAAGAGCCCGCCGCAGCCCGGGAACTTCTGCAGGACGCCCCCGAACGAGCCCTTGCTGGGCACCGGGATGACTGGGTAGCTGCGCGGGCCTttggccccggccccggcccccgcCCCCGCGCCCGCGCCCACGCCCACCCCGGCCACACAGCCACCCCCAGCGCCGCCCCCACCAGTCCCCGCGCCGCCCGAAGCAGCAGCCACAGAGAGGCTGGCGGCTGCTGCCGAGAGGCTGGCGGCGGCCACTACGGCGGCCTCCTGCAAGGAGTCGTCGTCGTCGTCGAAGCGCGGCCGCTTGTGATGGGCGTGCGGGGCACCAGCCAGCTCTGCCAagggcggcggtggcggcggcggcggcgggggcgcaCCCAGCAGGTGGGGGCCCAGCAGACCCCCGCCTCCGGCCACCGCGGCCGCAGCGGCCACGGCGGCCGCCTTGACGGAGCTGAGCGGGTGGCAGGCGGGGTGCGCGCCCGGCTGGGGCAGTGCGCGCTTGCGGCTGCCGCCGTTGAACATGGCCTTGACGTCCTCCCAGGCGAAGACCAGCTCGTCCTGGGGACTCTTGTCGGTGAGCTTGAGATGACGGCGCCACGAGTTGAAGTTGGCTGCGTCTGGCTGAGTGTACTTAGCGTCGGGCGTGCGGTGGGAGTGGAAAATGAACTTGTTGGGCGAGAAGTACATGTTGCAGTAGCTGCATTTGATGCACTTGGCGCGCGAGCTGTTGTAGCGCGCGGGGATGAAGCTGCCGCGGCAGCCCCAGGCGCACTCGTGTGACACGTCGAAGGCGAAATTGTCTGGCAGCTTGGGCGGCCTGTTTTCGCCCAGGAACGACTTGCACAGACGCTCGGCCTCGCGTTTGGTGATCATGCCGCAGCGGCGCGATGAGATGGGCATGGCCCCGGCACGCCGCAGAATCTCCAGTTGCACCGGCGTGCACTGCACACACGTGATGCCCAGCGCCACGCGACGGTTGTGGATCTCGTTGTAGCTGAAGTTCTTGAGCAGAGTGTTGGAGATCTGCGCCAGGCACAGGCGCTCTTGCCCGTCGATCACCAACGACACGATGGGAATGCCGTAGAGGATCACCTGGCCCACCTGGTTGGGTTTGAGGTTGGCGTGCCCTGGCCGCGGCTGGCTCAGCGCGTCGGGCTGGAAGGCGCTCGACGGCGACGCCAGCAGGATGTCGTTGGGCCCCGGCAGCGGACTGGAAGCCATCTCCGCCGCAGAACCCCGGGCCGAGCCCTACAGGTCTGCCTTGGAcactggaagggaaaggagaaagcgTTTAATTGAGCCTTTTCAGACTAAAACAGAGGGGTGAGATGAGTCGCTAACCAAAGAATTAGAATAACTTTCTTGCTTTGGTTAAGACATGATTATTACGGGAAAAAGTGACCAATTTTTGAACACATGAAAGTCATCTCTTAATTTCCTTCAAGGTTATCCTTTAGAAATGCAAGAATTTGCACTTCTTAACATTTAAAGTGAATTAACTATGTATTTTCCTCAAAAGCAGTGAATTCCTAAGAAACCTAAGACCTTATCCCGGATTTATAGAAGCTGTTGGAATAAAATGGCTTGCTTCTAGAAATTAGGTAGTAACGATAGTTGTAACTCGTACAGATTATAAAAGTTATGGAAAACTGGGGCTTTGCAATTGAAACCCAAATTTAAAGAGATATTCTCATTTGCTTGGAGATAGATTGATTTTGGTTAAAAAGTAACCctaaaaacccattaaaaagtgattttCGTGGTGTCTGTGGTTTCCTTGGGGAAATTCATTATTGGTTGAAACACAGGTCATTAAAGCAAAACGAAATCCCTTCTCCTTCATCCTTGCCATTAGATATTTTATTACtgtaattagaatttttttttgaaaaggtgaAAAATGTACAAAGTCGTATACATAGTTGCACCAAAATAGaatgtttcagtttttaaaaaaacttacttGCTGAACTGAGTGGTTCTGGTCTCAGATGGGTAGGTAGCTTAAAAACATGAAGTTGAAGATGGTAATCATTTAAAAACGGTTTTCCTGTCATTTGCATGACGATAAGAAAGTAAGTACAGGCAAGGGTGTTAAACCCGGAAACAGTACACAGTAATGAACAATTCTTGGGGATCTTCACTGGCAGACTTCAAAAGGCAAATTTTTTAGTTTGAAGTGAACCACCTTCTGTGACTTTTTTCCCTTAGTTTATTTTGATATCTCTATATCTTTATGGGGAAAAGCTGCCCCACCATACAGCTAATCCGTGGACTAGGTAATCTGTGGGAGTGTTGAAAGTCGAAATCCCAGGTTGGGTCTGCGGTAAAATTTCTAACTTCACCTCCAGTCAACAGAATGCCACAATGAGGGAAAATATTCAGTAAGTTGAAAATACAGAACAAGGAAGCGGAAAGAAATTTTAGTGACAATGCCACTAAGTGGAAAGAAGGAAAGTGGCTCACTCCCTA comes from Pongo pygmaeus isolate AG05252 chromosome 17, NHGRI_mPonPyg2-v2.0_pri, whole genome shotgun sequence and encodes:
- the SKOR2 gene encoding SKI family transcriptional corepressor 2, whose product is MASSPLPGPNDILLASPSSAFQPDALSQPRPGHANLKPNQVGQVILYGIPIVSLVIDGQERLCLAQISNTLLKNFSYNEIHNRRVALGITCVQCTPVQLEILRRAGAMPISSRRCGMITKREAERLCKSFLGENRPPKLPDNFAFDVSHECAWGCRGSFIPARYNSSRAKCIKCSYCNMYFSPNKFIFHSHRTPDAKYTQPDAANFNSWRRHLKLTDKSPQDELVFAWEDVKAMFNGGSRKRALPQPGAHPACHPLSSVKAAAVAAAAAVAGGGGLLGPHLLGAPPPPPPPPPPLAELAGAPHAHHKRPRFDDDDDSLQEAAVVAAASLSAAAASLSVAAASGGAGTGGGGAGGGCVAGVGVGAGAGAGAGAGAKGPRSYPVIPVPSKGSFGGVLQKFPGCGGLFPHPYTFPAAAAAFGLCHKKEDAGAAAEALGGAGAGGAGAAPKAGLSGLFWPAGRKDAFYPPFCMFWPPRTPGGLPVPTYLQPPPQPPSALGCALGESPALLRQAFLDLAEPGGAAGSAEAAPPQGQPPQVVANGPGSGPPPPAGGAGSRDALFESPPGGSGGDCSAGSTPPADSVAAAGAGAAAAGSGPAGSRVPAPHHPHLLEGRKAGGGSYHHSSAFRPVGGKDDAESLAKLHGASAGAPHSAQTHPHHHHHPHHHHHHHHPPQPPSPLLLLPPQPDEPGSERHHPPPPPPPPPQPPLAPHPHHRGLLSPGGTSCSYPSEDSSEDEDDEEEEQEVDVEGHKPPEGEEEEEGRDPDDDDEEDEETEVLLGDPLVGGGRFLQGRGPSEKESSRDRAPTVAGAFPLGLNSSRLLQEDGKLGDPGSELPPPPPPPLAPQKASGGGSSSPGSPVHHQSLEEQPSYKDSQKTKENNQVIVSTKDDNSFSDKNKEHSFFITDSDASGGDFWRERSGEHTQETNSPHSLKKDVENMGKEELQKVLFEQIDLRRRLEQEFQVLKGNTSFPVFNNFQDQMKRELAYREEMVQQLQIIPYAASLIRKEKLGTHLSKS